Within Desulfolithobacter dissulfuricans, the genomic segment TGTCAGGCCGGACGGGATCATCACCCGTGCCAACCAGGCGGCTGCCAATGCCGCCCGCAGACCTCTTGAGGAGATCATTAACAAGGGGATCTGCTATATCATTCATGGCGGCCGCCTGCCCCATATCCGCTGCCCCCTGGAAGAATTCCTCCTGACCGCCAGGGCGTCCAGAATTATGGAGACCCGGTTGCCGGGCCTGTTCGGCGATTACCTGCTCTCCATCGCGCCGTCCCTGGATGAAAACGGCGAGGTGACCGCCTTTCTCCTCATCGCCCGGGAGCTGACCGGGGAGGAAGCCCGCAAGGTGGAGTATTACCGGACCGCCCAGCTGGCCTCCATCGGTGAACTGGCTGCCGGCGTGGCCCACGAGGTGAACAACCCCATCAACGGCATCATCAACTTTGCCCAGCTCCTTTTCGAGGAATCGGAAGACCCCGAGGAACAGGAGATCCTCGGCCGCATTGTCCGGGAGGGCGAGCGTATTGCCTCCATTACCTCAAAGCTGCTCTCCTTTGCCCGCACCGGCGGCAGTGAACGGGAGCCCCTGAACATCAAGGATATTCTGGACAACTGCCTGGCCCTTATCCAGCATCAACTGAAAAAGGATTCCATTGCCTTTTCGACCAGCTACGAAGACAATCTGCCCGAAATCATCGGCAACAGCCAGAAACTGCAGCAGGTGTTCTTCA encodes:
- a CDS encoding sensor histidine kinase translates to MEKGWDHICETLEYPLFIVRPDGIITRANQAAANAARRPLEEIINKGICYIIHGGRLPHIRCPLEEFLLTARASRIMETRLPGLFGDYLLSIAPSLDENGEVTAFLLIARELTGEEARKVEYYRTAQLASIGELAAGVAHEVNNPINGIINFAQLLFEESEDPEEQEILGRIVREGERIASITSKLLSFARTGGSEREPLNIKDILDNCLALIQHQLKKDSIAFSTSYEDNLPEIIGNSQKLQQVFFNLLSNSRYALNQRYSCPSPDKKITIKCGTVTNEMGNFVRVAIKDLGTGIPQGILDRIILPFFTTKPAGDGTGLGLSISHGIIRDHEGTLRIDSVLHQYTTVTVDLPVAGPQNAIQQQEDTGTT